TTCCGTGAGGTGGATGATCGGATATTCACGCCGTACCGATTGAATTGGTTCGACTACGGCCGCCTCTACCGTTTCTTCTTCAGACATGAGGGCTACTCCTTTAGAAGATGCGTCTACTGCTGCGCCTTTCAGCAGTGATCGAATGGCGTCACCTGGACCAATGAAGTACTCCGGGCCGTACGCTCCTCTTCACGCATCTGGGACAATGCTCAAACAATGAAATATGATGGGACCAAGAACAATATAAGGAATTCAGGGAAAGATGCATATGCCGCCATCTTGATCCGGCCGGGATGTACTACCCCCATCTGTAAAGCGAAGGCACCCCGGCAGCATCACCGCGAGCCCTCACGCAGCGTATTGTCATCATGCCGTAAATCCTTGCCAAGAGGACGGGAATTCCGTGTTCACCCAGCACCTGTCGGTTCCTTTACCGTATCGACTGCTCCGTTCCTCATCTGAAGCATTATGCAGTTTCTGCATATTGCATTTCACCCAGCATCAGTATACAAGCAGCTTGGTGTGAAGGGCACGGCTGGATTGGTGCAGTGTCACCATGTACAGGCCAGGAGAGGTATTGTTGAGTGTGATTTGATGTCGAACGCTTGAACCGACAAGTGAGATACTGGCAGTCTGAATTTCGCGTCCAAGCATATCTGTAACACACAGCTGCGCCATCCCTGCCTGAAATCCGTCACCCACAATCACCACATCCTGCTGGCTCAGCGGGATGGGATTTGGATACACAGAAAGTTCGAGACTGGAGGGCTGCAAGAGTTCAGTGTCAATCTCTACAAGATCGCCCCAGGTCTCACCACAGTTTTCCGCGTATAAAAGCTCAAACCGTGATTTGTACTCCCATCCTACCCACTCAGCCAGTTGCATCCCCACTCCTGCCAAAAGGTACACTGTCCATCCTGGAGCACCTTCAGTGGAATAACCGATATCGGCTGCGGCTTTCAACAATCGACGGTGTACACCGGCATCGATGACGGTGCTCGTGTCATACACGATGCCCCACTCGCACCAGTCGCCAAGACTCGCATCACTGCGAAGAATAAGATTGTCTGCGCCTCCCTGCGTGTCATAGCTATGCAGCCCGTCCTCAGCCCATCGCAACCACCCGGAAAGTGGTCTGCCGAATATGCCTAACCTTGTCTGCGGGAGGAGAAACCAGGTATCGCCCGAAATGATGGAGTCGGCTGCAAACTCCCACCAATCTATGCTTTCACTCCATTCAAACGTCCGTTTGAATTGCATGCGATCACCTTCACAGAGGTCGAAATACCTGTAGCGCGAACTGTCACGATTGAAAGACGTATCTCGCACCACAGCCGAAGTGAGATAGCATTCTCCTGCGTCAACCGATTCGGATCCGGTAAACGCGCGGATCTCTCCGAATCGGTCAGTAATGATACGTGAATGGGGGCCGCGGACCAACTCATACGCCCTACAATCCGCTCCCAAAACCAGCGTGTCAAAACGCCGGGCAACTGTCCAGGCTACATCGTTCAGGAGTATTTCATCCCTCGTTGGAATGAACGCGGGGTACAGTTCGAGGGAATCGTTTTCGTAAACCTCATACCAGGTCAGGACATTTCTCTCATTCAGGGAAACGCGCACTCCATCGTACGGGATACGATATCGTTTTGGCAGCAATAAATATCCTGAATGCCAGGATCCCCTGATATTCTGTCCCCTCTTCAGGGTCTTGAGAAAATAATTATGCCAATCCGTTGTGAACCAGTGTGTGGTTCGGCGCCGAAACACGAGCAGATCTTCGTCTCCGAAGGGTGGAGTGAATTCCTGTTCCTGGAAGATTCTCAGAGGCGCGAAACATGATGTCGATTCCATGAAGCGAAACGTGCGATTCCCCTGATCCACCTGCACCGCGCCAAGTTGGTCCGCCCATCTCCATACTCCATCTGCACCGTAGTCAATCGTCACCGTACTTCTTCGCGTTACACCACAGTGTACGCTGCCGGTATCAACGATCATTCCGCTTTCGAAAATTTCACCAACGCTGCACTCAAGAGGAAGCCACAACCGGTCAACGGTGCTGCCTGCACTGTCTTTGAGCATATGTAATCCATCGACTGCGTACCGGTACCAGCCGCACATGGGACAATCATTTCTGCCCGAGTGCAACTCAACCCATGCATTCCCCAGGCTATCTCTCACAGCCCCGGATTTGAGCTGCATAGCCTCCCCCAGCATCTCTGTATGATCATCCACGACGTAGCGCGAGGATACGTTCTCAAGCGGCACAGTAAGAGGAGTTCGATTCAATCTACTCCCTCTCGGTTGTGCATCCATCGCACCTGACAGGCAGGAAAGTGCAATTGCGAGAAACAGAATACGCATTGCCATGTGGCCCTCCACCAGTAATATTCAGGGAACCTGATTGAAGATATAATCGTCATTTAATATGTTATGGTCAAGCTCATGTGCATAGGAACGGCTACAGCTATTCATGTGTCTTGTAATTCGAGCACATAGATGCAGAAGTCATGACAGTCAGGTACAGACAATGACAGCAGCGCCACGTTCTCTCCAATTCCACTTTCGTCTACAACAGGCGACCGGACTACTCGTCCTCTCCCTGCTTCTGCTCTCCTGCACAGAGGAGACTCCACAGGAACCATCTGCCTCGGTCGTGCCGTCGGTTACATGGGAAAAGCCATTTGAGTTGACCTCCTATACCACATTCAGCACACTGCTATCCCGGGATACGGTACGCCTCAGCTGGGTACTCTATGACACGAGCATGACCAACCTTGCTGTCTGGTATCGAAAAATTCCGAAATCTGAATGGACCTTCCTCAAGCTTGTTCCCGCAATAAAGCAGAGAACCGATGTGGAGGTGGCCCTCTGGGACGCTCCTGCCTGGAGGTTCGCGATCGCCAGGACGGATACCCTTGAGATGGATTCGACTGCGGTTATAGGCATTGAGCAGGAAGCAGCCTATTTCATCGAACCGAGGGAGAATACGATTTACTTCAATTCAGACTCCGTTTTGATACACTGGAGACCAAAAACTGATCGTCCCATCAGAGCCATACTCGAATACACGAAGATGGGGAATGAGGACTGGAAGGAGGGTGTCATACTGGGTCCCGCAGATACCGTTTTTACATGGACGGACAATCCGCTCGGACAGGGAGGCTGCTATCAGATGCGTCTTTCCTTTATAGACGCGCCCCCCTCCTACGTACGTGGTGTCATGTTCGGCGGATTCGAGGTGCACAAGCCGCAGGAGAATGCTATCCTCTACCGCTTCCTGCCTGTCGACATTGATGCCGAAATACATATTCCGCATTGCATGAATCAGGATGGTGAAACCGTGTATGAATTTTCCTCCGATGGTGGAAGCTCCTGGCGGGAAGTCGATAAAGGCTGGCGACTGACAGCGGATGCCACAAACAATGCTGCGCTACGTGTCTCGGAGCTCACGATGGGAGTTTCACAGATCATCAGTCCTGTGATCATTGAAGATCGCAGTACGACATTTTTCGAACTGAACCCTGGGCTCGAAATGCGATACCGACACTCAGGGTTCAGGAGTACTCGCTACGGCTCCGATACAACATATGCAGAGTGGTACACGATACATGTCGATGATGAGATCGTCCATAATGATCGCATTGAATATCCCTGCACGATTACGATTGAACGGGACGGCGAAGCACCGACTACTGAGAAACATTCTCTGTATCAGTCACGAGATGGACAGCAAATGATCAGCGGGAATTTCGGACCGTTCAGCTTCGGCGAAATCTTTGGTCTCCACGACATTTCCATTGACAGCGAGCAATTCTCCATCGTACATAGTCAGGGACCCGATTATGTCGATCGCAGCTTCTATGTCGTGGAACGCGGACGCGGTATCAGTACCGGCTACCATACGCACGTCTCCGGACATATCAACCCTGTAGGAAGCGGACACCGATATGTCCTGATGGACTGATATGC
The bacterium genome window above contains:
- a CDS encoding T9SS type A sorting domain-containing protein, yielding MAMRILFLAIALSCLSGAMDAQPRGSRLNRTPLTVPLENVSSRYVVDDHTEMLGEAMQLKSGAVRDSLGNAWVELHSGRNDCPMCGWYRYAVDGLHMLKDSAGSTVDRLWLPLECSVGEIFESGMIVDTGSVHCGVTRRSTVTIDYGADGVWRWADQLGAVQVDQGNRTFRFMESTSCFAPLRIFQEQEFTPPFGDEDLLVFRRRTTHWFTTDWHNYFLKTLKRGQNIRGSWHSGYLLLPKRYRIPYDGVRVSLNERNVLTWYEVYENDSLELYPAFIPTRDEILLNDVAWTVARRFDTLVLGADCRAYELVRGPHSRIITDRFGEIRAFTGSESVDAGECYLTSAVVRDTSFNRDSSRYRYFDLCEGDRMQFKRTFEWSESIDWWEFAADSIISGDTWFLLPQTRLGIFGRPLSGWLRWAEDGLHSYDTQGGADNLILRSDASLGDWCEWGIVYDTSTVIDAGVHRRLLKAAADIGYSTEGAPGWTVYLLAGVGMQLAEWVGWEYKSRFELLYAENCGETWGDLVEIDTELLQPSSLELSVYPNPIPLSQQDVVIVGDGFQAGMAQLCVTDMLGREIQTASISLVGSSVRHQITLNNTSPGLYMVTLHQSSRALHTKLLVY